CAAACGCCTCCGATAAGCTCTTCTCAATGTGCTTCGAGATGATCCCGGGAACGTCCTTGAGAAGGTGGAACGTCAGCCCCACCTCACGGAGGTGGCCGTCGATCGCGCCGTCGGAGTCAGGGAGAATCGTTTGCCCGGCGGAGACCAGCTGGAAAATCGGACGCTCCACGGCGAGGTCAGGATCTGCACCGACAATAATCGCGGCGGCGCCGTCGCCGAAGAGTGCCTGCCCGACGAGGGAGTCGAGGTGGGTGTCAGATGGGCCGCGGAAGGTGACGGCGGTGATTTCGGAACACACGACGAGGACTCTTGCGCCTTTGTTGTTCTCGGCGAGATCCTTGGCCAGGCGAAGCACCGTGCCGCCGGCGAAGCAGCCTTGCTGGTACATCATGAGGCGTTTCACGGAGGGTTTCAGGCCGAGAAGCTTGGTGAGCTGGTAGTCTGCGCCGGGCATGTCGACGCCGGAGGTGGTGCAGAAAACGAGGTGAGTGATCTTTGACTTTGGTTGACCCCACTCCTTGATCGCCTTCGCCGCCGCCTCTTTTCCTAGCTTCggcacctccaccaccaccaggtCCTGACGAGCATCCAGCGACGGCGCCATGTACGCGCACATGGCCGGATTCTCCTTCAGAATCTCCTCCGTCAGGTGCATGTACCGCTTCCTGATCATGGACTTTTCACCTGCGAGGTATGTTAGTTAGTCATTTACCCAAAATATGTGTGGCGATGAAAGCCGAACTCACTGACTCTATTAAAGTCGAATTcacccaaattaaaaaaaaactatgaattGTAATGCAATAAACTTTAGATCTTCGTGGGTGAGGACAAAAGTCGAATTTACCCAAACTTTTAAAAAAGTATGAATTATAATGCAACAAATTTTATAATCTGAAGATGTGATGATAGCCAAACCCaaactttatattttttatttctaaaaagaCTCGTCTATTACCATGAATTGTAATGCAACAAACTTTAGAAGGTGAGAATGTGGTGATCAAAGTTGAACTCATCCGATACCATGAATTGTCATGCAACAAACTTTAGAATCTGAggcaaaattttaaaatactgGAATTATTATTATGACATACACATGCGCTTGAATTTTTCTTTGAGGTCAGTCATGTGTTCACTGTTGGTGATGCGGAAGTAGTAGTCAGGGTAATCAGCTTGCATGACGCAGTGGGAAGGGGTGGCGGTGCCGAAGGCGAGGATGGTGGCAGGTCCACTGGAACGCTGAGCGTTGCGGATCTCCTCGACGGTGACCATTTTATGAGGAGGGTggtgagtggtggtggtggtggtttacTTGATaagtgaggaggaggaggaggaagatttGGTAAGTGGAAAGAGTGTTTTATGAGTTGCCGGAATAGGGGAACAGGAATATATATTGTTTGGTTGTGTGCACGGAGATGAACCGTTAGGCAAGCGAGTAGGTATGAGGGACGGATAGATGAGCAGACACGTGGTAAGGTGAGTAGGCAGTTTAACCGATGGTAGATGTGTGGCCACATCATAATattaagaaggaaaaaaatcatGCATATTAggaattaaatacattttattattttttagtagcaaaataaatatttttaactcTCATTTTTAATGAATTTGATAATTGGTTTATCTACAATggttttttcttatattttaatattcttTTCCTTCTCTTTCACTTCTTTTCTGATTATATCACTACCATATTTATCATTTCTCTACTTAATTTGTCACAAGTGTGGCTGGAAATAGAGTATCAATATAATATTAACCATATTTAAAcactaattttcttttttataattgtcattttttaatttatacacTAATTCAAGAGTATAGGTATTTCATATACActttataatttcttttatatgtTTCTCATTTCTCATCATATTATATCACAACAAATATCATTTCTTGGCTTCTTTCTTTCTCGCCCATTAGGACTTTACCCAACATTTAGCTGCTTTATAAAATATCTTTtctgttgtaaaaaaaattcatcaattatccacacattttcttttttacCTTTTTAAAAGTCATAAAAAGCACCTGGCCAATTTTTCATTGGATTTAGTTATGTGGTTTTCTTTGTAATCGCTTTGACTGCTCAGATTTTAGGTTCTATAAATCAGATTTAAAAATGTTCTAAGAAACTAATAATGATACTCTCTA
This is a stretch of genomic DNA from Lotus japonicus ecotype B-129 chromosome 1, LjGifu_v1.2. It encodes these proteins:
- the LOC130729801 gene encoding chalcone synthase 2; translated protein: MVTVEEIRNAQRSSGPATILAFGTATPSHCVMQADYPDYYFRITNSEHMTDLKEKFKRMCEKSMIRKRYMHLTEEILKENPAMCAYMAPSLDARQDLVVVEVPKLGKEAAAKAIKEWGQPKSKITHLVFCTTSGVDMPGADYQLTKLLGLKPSVKRLMMYQQGCFAGGTVLRLAKDLAENNKGARVLVVCSEITAVTFRGPSDTHLDSLVGQALFGDGAAAIIVGADPDLAVERPIFQLVSAGQTILPDSDGAIDGHLREVGLTFHLLKDVPGIISKHIEKSLSEAFAPIGISDWNSLFWIAHPGGPAILDQVEAKLRLKEEKLRSTRHVLGEYGNMSSACVLFILDEVRRRSKEEGKETTGDGLEWGVLFGFGPGLTVETVVLHSVPLEA